Proteins co-encoded in one Micropterus dolomieu isolate WLL.071019.BEF.003 ecotype Adirondacks linkage group LG19, ASM2129224v1, whole genome shotgun sequence genomic window:
- the foxo4 gene encoding forkhead box protein O4 isoform X1: protein MEVQRTAMDESSVPPIDPDFEPQSRPRSCTWPLPRPDISAVKPEGADGTESAAGTPPADEDKPEPQQITSEPEKAAAEGGVVAGVGGAGATPRKGSSRRNAWGNQSYADLISQAIENSPDKRLTLAQIYEWMVKTVPYFRDKGDSNSSAGWKNSIRHNLSLHNKFLRVHNESTGKSSWWMLNPEGGKTGKAPRRRAASMDNSSKLLKSRMRAKQTKKQAGAAGLGGGALQGDGSTGSAGADSPNSSQQFPKWGVNSSSPSSRGSLDDTDMWTTFRPRTSSNASTLSGRLSPIAPGQEDDDNLPEDGLLGRYTASSLTPTLTETLMEELDLIDGLTLMTGQQGGASPSTAPPAPPTPLPSASTLLPRGSSFSSFHQLQPSSLPQATTHTGSQASISQCGPSSKEPSTFSNSLFNPMSTSGSRGGSHYSTHVPSSLEALLTSDSPPPSDVMMTQVDPLMPNPGGVGLMGLGTSVVGVRSKPNQLLLGKGLESNTVAPMALQAQMQQQQQQQQQQQQQHHLHHHQQQQQQPHQQQPQQQHQHHSQMGLGMILSGMSQDPSQLSALKAQHATVPAVGSHHGGPIASANPGLSLQGVSQFGAPSYFQTGQDRLPTDLDIDMFTENLDCDVDYIINSDLMDGDGLDFDNFDPILPGGQGYAGPATTQGSAHSWVPS, encoded by the exons A tgGAAGTTCAGAGGACCGCAATGGATGAGTCCTCGGTACCCCCGATTGACCCAGATTTCGAGCCGCAGAGCAGACCCCGCTCTTGCACGTGGCCCCTGCCGAGACCCGACATCTCGGCTGTCAAACCGGAGGGGGCGGATGGCACCGAGTCCGCCGCCGGGACCCCGCCCGCGGACGAGGACAAGCCCGAGCCACAGCAAATCACGTCCGAGCCCGAGAAGGCTGCGGCCGAGGGCGGGGTCGTGGCCGGCGTGGGCGGAGCCGGCGCTACGCCCCGCAAGGGATCATCTCGGCGCAACGCCTGGGGGAACCAGAGCTACGCAGATCTCATTAGCCAGGCCATCGAGAACTCGCCTGACAAGAGGCTGACCCTGGCACAGATCTATGAGTGGATGGTGAAAACAGTGCCTTACTTCAGAGACAAAGGAGACAGTAACAGCTCTGCTGGCTGGAAG AATTCAATTCGCCACAATTTATCACTCCACAACAAGTTTTTGAGGGTACACAATGAATCGACAGGAAAGAGCTCCTGGTGGATGCTCAACCCGGAAGGAGGGAAGACTGGGAAAGCTCCccgccgccgggccgcctccaTGGACAACAGCAGCAAATTGCTGAAGAGCCGCATGAGGGCCAAGCAGACCAAGAAGCAGGCGGGAGCAGCCGGTTTGGGTGGAGGGGCGCTGCAAGGGGATGGAAGCACAGGCTCAGCCGGCGCAGACAGCCCTAATTCGTCCCAGCAGTTTCCCAAATGGGGAGTTAACAGCAGCAGCCCCTCGTCCCGCGGCAGCCTGGATGACACTGACATGTGGACTACCTTCCGCCCACGCACAAGCTCTAACGCCAGCACGCTGAGCGGACGTCTGTCCCCCATTGCTCCCGGACAGGAGGACGACGATAACCTGCCTGAGGACGGACTGCTGGGAAGATACACTGCCAGCAGCTTGACCCCCACCCTCACAGAGACCCTCATGGAGGAGCTGGATCTGATCGATGGCCTCACATTGATGACCGGGCAGCAGGGAGGGGCCAGCCCAAGTACAGCCCCACCTGCACCGCCTACTCCGTTGCCCTCCGCCTCCACCCTGCTGCCTCGCGGCTCCAGCTTCTCCTCCTTCCATCAGCTGCAACCATCCAGCCTCCCGCAGGCCACAACTCACACCGGGTCACAGGCCTCCATCTCTCAGTGTGGACCCAGCAGCAAAGAGCCGTCAACCTTCAGCAACTCCCTCTTCAACCCCATGTCCACCTCTGGCTCTCGTGGGGGCAGCCATTACAGCACCCACGTGCCTTCCAGTCTGGAGGCGCTGCTCACTTCCGACTCCCCTCCTCCGAGTGATGTCATGATGACCCAGGTGGATCCCCTCATGCCCAATCCTGGTGGGGTGGGCCTGATGGGCCTGGGCACGTCCGTGGTGGGCGTGAGGTCCAAACCCAATCAGCTGCTGTTGGGTAAAGGGCTGGAGTCGAACACGGTCGCCCCCATGGCGCTGCAGGCtcagatgcagcagcagcagcagcagcagcagcagcagcagcagcagcatcacctccaccaccaccagcagcagcagcagcagccgcacCAGCAACAGCCACAACAGCAACACCAGCATCACTCTCAGATGGGGTTGGGGATGATCCTCTCAGGTATGTCTCAGGACCCATCTCAGCTCTCTGCTCTCAAAGCCCAGCATGCCACAGTGCCAGCTGTGGGCTCTCACCACGGAGGGCCCATCGCCTCAGCCAATCCTGGCCTGAGTCTGCAGGGCGTGAGTCAGTTCGGAGCTCCGTCCTACTTCCAGACCGGTCAGGACCGACTGCCCACAGACTTGGAC ATAGATATGTTCACCGAAAACCTGGATTGTGACGTGGACTACATCATCAACAGTGACCTCATGGACGGAGATGGACTTGACTTTGACAACTTTGACCCCATACTGCCTGGAGGCCAAGGCTACGCTGGCCCAGCCACCACACAGGGCTCCGCTCACAGCTGGGTGCCCAGCTAA
- the foxo4 gene encoding forkhead box protein O4 isoform X2 — translation MEVQRTAMDESSVPPIDPDFEPQSRPRSCTWPLPRPDISAVKPEGADGTESAAGTPPADEDKPEPQQITSEPEKAAAEGGVVAGVGGAGATPRKGSSRRNAWGNQSYADLISQAIENSPDKRLTLAQIYEWMVKTVPYFRDKGDSNSSAGWKNSIRHNLSLHNKFLRVHNESTGKSSWWMLNPEGGKTGKAPRRRAASMDNSSKLLKSRMRAKQTKKQAGAAGLGGGALQGDGSTGSAGADSPNSSQQFPKWGVNSSSPSSRGSLDDTDMWTTFRPRTSSNASTLSGRLSPIAPGQEDDDNLPEDGLLGRYTASSLTPTLTETLMEELDLIDGLTLMTGQQGGASPSTAPPAPPTPLPSASTLLPRGSSFSSFHQLQPSSLPQATTHTGSQASISQCGPSSKEPSTFSNSLFNPMSTSGSRGGSHYSTHVPSSLEALLTSDSPPPSDVMMTQVDPLMPNPGGVGLMGLGTSVVGVRSKPNQLLLGKGLESNTVAPMALQAQMQQQQQQQQQQQQQHHLHHHQQQQQQPHQQQPQQQHQHHSQMGLGMILSGMSQDPSQLSALKAQHATVPAVGSHHGGPIASANPGLSLQGVSQFGAPSYFQTGQDRLPTDLDIDMFTENLDCDVDYIINSDLMDGDGLDFDNFDPILPGGQGYAGPATTQGSAHSWVPS, via the exons A tgGAAGTTCAGAGGACCGCAATGGATGAGTCCTCGGTACCCCCGATTGACCCAGATTTCGAGCCGCAGAGCAGACCCCGCTCTTGCACGTGGCCCCTGCCGAGACCCGACATCTCGGCTGTCAAACCGGAGGGGGCGGATGGCACCGAGTCCGCCGCCGGGACCCCGCCCGCGGACGAGGACAAGCCCGAGCCACAGCAAATCACGTCCGAGCCCGAGAAGGCTGCGGCCGAGGGCGGGGTCGTGGCCGGCGTGGGCGGAGCCGGCGCTACGCCCCGCAAGGGATCATCTCGGCGCAACGCCTGGGGGAACCAGAGCTACGCAGATCTCATTAGCCAGGCCATCGAGAACTCGCCTGACAAGAGGCTGACCCTGGCACAGATCTATGAGTGGATGGTGAAAACAGTGCCTTACTTCAGAGACAAAGGAGACAGTAACAGCTCTGCTGGCTGGAAG AATTCAATTCGCCACAATTTATCACTCCACAACAAGTTTTTGAGGGTACACAATGAATCGACAGGAAAGAGCTCCTGGTGGATGCTCAACCCGGAAGGAGGGAAGACTGGGAAAGCTCCccgccgccgggccgcctccaTGGACAACAGCAGCAAATTGCTGAAGAGCCGCATGAGGGCCAAGCAGACCAAGAAGCAGGCGGGAGCAGCCGGTTTGGGTGGAGGGGCGCTGCAAGGGGATGGAAGCACAGGCTCAGCCGGCGCAGACAGCCCTAATTCGTCCCAGCAGTTTCCCAAATGGGGAGTTAACAGCAGCAGCCCCTCGTCCCGCGGCAGCCTGGATGACACTGACATGTGGACTACCTTCCGCCCACGCACAAGCTCTAACGCCAGCACGCTGAGCGGACGTCTGTCCCCCATTGCTCCCGGACAGGAGGACGACGATAACCTGCCTGAGGACGGACTGCTGGGAAGATACACTGCCAGCAGCTTGACCCCCACCCTCACAGAGACCCTCATGGAGGAGCTGGATCTGATCGATGGCCTCACATTGATGACCGGGCAGCAGGGAGGGGCCAGCCCAAGTACAGCCCCACCTGCACCGCCTACTCCGTTGCCCTCCGCCTCCACCCTGCTGCCTCGCGGCTCCAGCTTCTCCTCCTTCCATCAGCTGCAACCATCCAGCCTCCCGCAGGCCACAACTCACACCGGGTCACAGGCCTCCATCTCTCAGTGTGGACCCAGCAGCAAAGAGCCGTCAACCTTCAGCAACTCCCTCTTCAACCCCATGTCCACCTCTGGCTCTCGTGGGGGCAGCCATTACAGCACCCACGTGCCTTCCAGTCTGGAGGCGCTGCTCACTTCCGACTCCCCTCCTCCGAGTGATGTCATGATGACCCAGGTGGATCCCCTCATGCCCAATCCTGGTGGGGTGGGCCTGATGGGCCTGGGCACGTCCGTGGTGGGCGTGAGGTCCAAACCCAATCAGCTGCTGTTGGGTAAAGGGCTGGAGTCGAACACGGTCGCCCCCATGGCGCTGCAGGCtcagatgcagcagcagcagcagcagcagcagcagcagcagcagcagcatcacctccaccaccaccagcagcagcagcagcagccgcacCAGCAACAGCCACAACAGCAACACCAGCATCACTCTCAGATGGGGTTGGGGATGATCCTCTCAGGTATGTCTCAGGACCCATCTCAGCTCTCTGCTCTCAAAGCCCAGCATGCCACAGTGCCAGCTGTGGGCTCTCACCACGGAGGGCCCATCGCCTCAGCCAATCCTGGCCTGAGTCTGCAGGGCGTGAGTCAGTTCGGAGCTCCGTCCTACTTCCAGACCGGTCAGGACCGACTGCCCACAGACTTGGACATAGATATGTTCACCGAAAACCTGGATTGTGACGTGGACTACATCATCAACAGTGACCTCATGGACGGAGATGGACTTGACTTTGACAACTTTGACCCCATACTGCCTGGAGGCCAAGGCTACGCTGGCCCAGCCACCACACAGGGCTCCGCTCACAGCTGGGTGCCCAGCTAA
- the zgc:92907 gene encoding UDP-N-acetylglucosamine transferase subunit ALG13 homolog isoform X2, with protein sequence MKTVFVTVGTTSFDDLIESITCPETVQALKARGYERLVLQVGRGSLLPAADSCPHVRLEAFRFKSSIAEDIAQADLVISHAGAGSCLEVLGAGKPLLVVVNDKLMDNHQLELARQLHMDSHLLYCTCSSESSRHICTFRWNKGCTGSVQQRQRTG encoded by the exons ATGAAGACAGTGTTTGTGACCGTCGGCACCACAAGCTTTGATGACCTCATTGAAAGCATCACGTGTCCAGAGACAGTTCAG GCTTTAAAGGCTCGTGGATATGAGCGTTTGGTTCTTCAAGTTGGAAGAGGATCTCTTCTGCCTGCTGCTGACAGCTGTCCACACGTCAGACTGGAGGCTTTTCGATTCAAAAGCTCTATAGCAGAAGACATCGCGCAGGCGGACCTCGTTATCAGCCATGCAG GGGCAGGAAGTTGCTTGGAGGTGCTCGGTGCAGGCAAGCCTCTGCTGGTGGTAGTCAATGACAAGCTGATGGACAACCACCAGCTGGAGCTGGCCAGACAGCTACACATGGACTCCCACTTGTTGTACTGCACGTGCAG TTCAGAGAGTTCAAGGCATATCTGCACCTTCAGATGGAACAAAGGCTGCACTGGTTCAGTTCAGCAAAGACAAAGAACCGGGTAG
- the sesn4 gene encoding sestrin-3, with protein sequence MIICTNKMEYPLRTQCQRAHKQAMVNGENERVSLLFMKALVSRESVDPMSQQMASHPQYLESFLRTQHYILHMDGPLPLPYRHYIAIMAAARHHCNYLVYLHSAQFLRVGGDPLWLQGLEAAPPRLRLLDHINKVLAHQPWITACSHIQTLLKSGEQCWSLAELVQAVVILAHCHSLCSFVFGCDTDSDLVPLSKSPNGTPPTFCPFDAANGNTKVPQTLATPSEHITRRRSLDSSCDMVCLKERIQKSQEEREKREERLLLQTHTLQQTDLEEEEETICFADPTRFITDPDFCYQEFARREEDHFQVFRVQDYSWEDHGFSLVNRLYSDIGHLLDDRFRSVTTLPSLHSPDLRRAIWNYIHCVLGIRYDDYDYGEVNQLLERDLKLYIKAVACFPDATKTPVCPLSWAPLKTSERIHVNLLIMEARLQAELLYALRAITQYMIA encoded by the exons ATGATCATCTGTACGAATAAAATGGAGTACCCCCTAAGAACCCAGTGCCAGCGAGCCCACAAACAG GCGATGGTGAACGGTGAGAACGAGCGCGTGTCGCTGCTGTTCATGAAGGCTCTGGTCAGCAGGGAGAGTGTGGACCCCATGTCCCAGCAGATGGCCTCGCACCCTCAGTACTTGGAGAGCTTCCTGCGCACACAGCACTACATCCTGCACATGGACGGCCCCCTGCCGCTGCCATACCGCCATTACATAGCAATCATG GCTGCAGCACGACATCATTGCAACTACCTGGTGTACTTGCACTCAGCCCAGTTTCTGAGGGTGGGCGGGGACCCTCTGTGGTTGCAGGGTTTGGAGGCGGCACCCCCTCGCCTTCGTCTCCTTGACCATATCAACAAGGTGCTGGCCCACCAACCCTGGATTACTGCCTGCTCACATATCCAG ACGCTGCTGAAGTCGGGCGAGCAGTGCTGGTCTCTGGCTGAGCTGGTGCAGGCGGTGGTGATCCTGGCCCACTGCCACTCCCTCTGCAGCTTTGTGTTTGGATGCGACACAGACTCAGACTTAGTCCCTCTTTCCAAATCTCCTAACGGTACCCCGCCGACCTTCTGCCCCTTTGATGCTGCCAACGGAAACACCAAAGTGCCTCAGACACTCGCCACTCCCTCAGAACACATAACAAGACGACGG TCTCTGGACTCCAGTTGTGACATGGTGTGTCTAAAGGAGAGGATTCAGAAGTCCCAGGAGGAGCgtgagaagagagaggagcGTCTGCTGCTGCAGACCCACACGCTCCAGCAGACAG AtttggaagaagaggaggagacgaTTTGCTTTGCAGACCCGACGCGTTTTATCACAGACCCTGACTTTTGCTATCAGGAGTTTGCTCGTAGGGAGGAGGACCACTTTCAAGTATTTAGAGTTCAG GACTACTCATGGGAGGACCATGGCTTCTCCTTAGTCAACAGATTGTATTCGGACATCGGGCACCTCTTGGACGACCGATTCAGGAGTGTGACCACCCTCCCCTCGTTGCACAGCCCCGACCTGAGAAGGGCGATATGGAACTACATCCACTGTGTGTTAGGAATACG GTATGACGATTATGATTACGGAGAAGTGAACCAGCTGCTGGAGCGGGATTTGAAGTTGTACATCAAGGCTGTGGCCTGTTTTCCTGATGCCACCAAAACTCCAGTGTGTCCTCTGAGTTGGGCTCCACTTAAAACTTCTGAACGG ATACACGTGAATTTACTAATCATGGAGGCCCGGCTGCAGGCTGAGCTGTTATACGCTCTGAGAGCCATCACTCAGTACATGATTGCCTAA
- the zgc:92907 gene encoding UDP-N-acetylglucosamine transferase subunit ALG13 homolog isoform X1 yields the protein MKTVFVTVGTTSFDDLIESITCPETVQALKARGYERLVLQVGRGSLLPAADSCPHVRLEAFRFKSSIAEDIAQADLVISHAGAGSCLEVLGAGKPLLVVVNDKLMDNHQLELARQLHMDSHLLYCTCSTLTETLRTMDLCVLQPFLPGQPKLFANFLDKALGLS from the exons ATGAAGACAGTGTTTGTGACCGTCGGCACCACAAGCTTTGATGACCTCATTGAAAGCATCACGTGTCCAGAGACAGTTCAG GCTTTAAAGGCTCGTGGATATGAGCGTTTGGTTCTTCAAGTTGGAAGAGGATCTCTTCTGCCTGCTGCTGACAGCTGTCCACACGTCAGACTGGAGGCTTTTCGATTCAAAAGCTCTATAGCAGAAGACATCGCGCAGGCGGACCTCGTTATCAGCCATGCAG GGGCAGGAAGTTGCTTGGAGGTGCTCGGTGCAGGCAAGCCTCTGCTGGTGGTAGTCAATGACAAGCTGATGGACAACCACCAGCTGGAGCTGGCCAGACAGCTACACATGGACTCCCACTTGTTGTACTGCACGTGCAG CACCCTGACAGAAACTCTGAGGACTATGGATCTCTGTGTTCTCCAGCCCTTCTTGCCTGGACAGCCGAAGCTTTTTGCAAACTTTCTAGACAAAGCTCTCGGTCTTTCTTGA